A genomic segment from uncultured Erythrobacter sp. encodes:
- a CDS encoding OmpW family outer membrane protein, with translation MKTLLMFGGAAMMLAATPAMAQDDAKAGDRAGDIQVKLLATAVLPDGKITDINVNLPGLPASLQTKANDNVTPTIAIEYFVTNNISIETIAGMTQHDVDTTAGLLAGAELVSNAKLIPATVTAKYHFDLGGLKPYVGAGPAYFLWVADDPGAATLPLGVTETNLSNELGLALQAGFDLPVNDQGLGISVDVKRYFIDTTARWYVGNTLAIETEHKLDPWVISAGLSYRF, from the coding sequence ATGAAGACTCTTCTGATGTTTGGCGGCGCAGCCATGATGTTGGCCGCAACGCCTGCGATGGCGCAGGATGATGCCAAGGCCGGGGATCGCGCTGGCGACATCCAGGTCAAGCTGCTCGCCACGGCGGTTCTGCCCGATGGCAAGATCACGGACATCAACGTCAACCTGCCCGGCCTGCCTGCGAGTTTGCAGACCAAGGCCAACGACAATGTGACGCCGACCATCGCGATCGAATATTTCGTGACCAACAATATCTCGATTGAGACGATCGCGGGCATGACCCAGCACGATGTCGACACCACTGCCGGGCTTCTCGCCGGGGCCGAGCTGGTGTCGAACGCCAAGCTGATCCCCGCGACGGTGACCGCGAAGTATCACTTCGATCTGGGCGGGTTGAAGCCCTATGTGGGCGCTGGCCCGGCCTACTTCCTGTGGGTCGCCGATGATCCGGGCGCGGCTACCTTGCCGCTGGGCGTGACGGAGACCAATCTGTCGAACGAGCTCGGCCTCGCACTGCAAGCGGGCTTCGATCTGCCGGTCAACGACCAGGGTCTGGGGATCAGCGTCGATGTGAAACGCTACTTCATCGACACCACCGCGCGCTGGTACGTCGGCAACACGCTGGCAATCGAGACCGAGCACAAGCTCGATCCGTGGGTGATCAGCGCGGGGCTGTCCTACCGCTTCTGA
- the ccoG gene encoding cytochrome c oxidase accessory protein CcoG: MADPRDWGGALGSPAPVAEPDLLHTELYAKGKTVHNKRIDGPFRRFKWLVMLVTLAIYYITPWIRWDRGPYAPDQAVLIDLANRRFYMFDIEIWPHEFYFVAGLLIMAGIGLFIVTSAVGRAWCGYACPQTVWTDVFQHVDRFFDGDRNARARLDKAPWGVSKTTRRLAKWAVYLAIAFWTGGAWIMYFADAPTLTVDFWTGNAAPVAYATVAILTGTTFWLGGFMREQVCVYMCPWPRIQTAMLDEKSLIVTYKDWRGEQRGSLKKAAKNPDEYGDCIDCNMCVAVCPTGVDIREGQQIGCITCGLCIDACDKVMAEVGRPRGLIDYATLDQCKAEAAGAPATPAWKALLRPRIFIYFGVWGAIGAGLLFALGTRTHTDLTVSPDRNPPFMLLKDGSVRNAYTLRLRNMEARPREMEVAMVGLPRGAVMWTDAVSVENAAPVQVIAVPANETKIVRAYVMLPPGTDEDDSEHFAFRLTSLDEQGETDITETTFAQPIPATPEDDE; the protein is encoded by the coding sequence ATGGCTGATCCCCGCGATTGGGGCGGCGCCCTAGGCTCCCCCGCGCCTGTTGCCGAACCCGATCTGCTGCACACCGAACTCTACGCCAAGGGCAAGACAGTCCATAACAAGCGGATCGACGGCCCCTTTCGCCGCTTCAAGTGGCTGGTGATGCTCGTGACGCTGGCGATCTATTACATCACCCCGTGGATTCGCTGGGATCGTGGTCCTTACGCGCCCGACCAAGCGGTGCTGATCGACCTCGCCAATCGCCGCTTCTACATGTTCGATATCGAGATCTGGCCGCACGAATTCTACTTCGTCGCGGGGTTGCTGATCATGGCCGGGATCGGGCTGTTCATCGTTACCTCGGCGGTGGGCCGCGCATGGTGCGGCTATGCCTGCCCGCAAACGGTGTGGACCGATGTGTTCCAGCACGTTGACCGCTTCTTCGACGGCGACCGCAACGCCCGCGCCCGTCTGGACAAGGCGCCGTGGGGCGTCTCCAAGACCACCCGCCGCCTCGCCAAATGGGCGGTCTACCTCGCCATAGCCTTCTGGACCGGCGGGGCGTGGATCATGTACTTCGCCGACGCCCCCACCCTCACAGTTGATTTCTGGACCGGCAACGCCGCGCCGGTCGCCTATGCCACTGTCGCGATCCTGACTGGCACCACCTTCTGGCTCGGCGGGTTCATGCGCGAACAGGTGTGCGTCTATATGTGCCCCTGGCCGCGCATCCAGACCGCGATGCTCGACGAAAAATCGCTGATCGTCACCTACAAGGACTGGCGCGGCGAACAGCGCGGCAGCCTCAAGAAGGCGGCCAAGAACCCCGACGAATACGGCGACTGCATCGACTGCAATATGTGCGTCGCGGTCTGCCCGACCGGGGTCGATATCCGCGAAGGCCAGCAGATCGGCTGCATCACCTGCGGGCTGTGCATCGATGCCTGTGACAAGGTGATGGCAGAAGTCGGCCGCCCACGGGGCCTGATCGACTATGCCACGCTCGACCAGTGCAAGGCCGAAGCGGCGGGCGCGCCTGCCACGCCCGCATGGAAAGCGCTGCTGCGCCCGCGCATCTTCATCTATTTCGGCGTCTGGGGCGCGATTGGCGCAGGCCTGCTGTTCGCGCTCGGCACCCGCACGCACACTGACCTCACGGTCTCGCCTGACCGGAACCCGCCGTTCATGCTGCTGAAGGACGGATCGGTCCGCAACGCCTACACCTTGCGCCTGCGCAACATGGAGGCCCGGCCGCGCGAGATGGAAGTGGCGATGGTGGGCCTGCCGCGCGGCGCGGTGATGTGGACCGATGCCGTCAGCGTTGAAAACGCCGCGCCGGTGCAGGTCATCGCCGTGCCCGCCAACGAGACCAAGATCGTGCGCGCCTATGTGATGCTGCCGCCGGGAACGGATGAGGATGACAGCGAACACTTCGCCTTCCGCCTGACCTCGCTCGACGAACAGGGCGAGACCGACATCACCGAAACCACCTTTGCCCAACCCATTCCTGCCACGCCCGAGGACGACGAATGA
- the ccoP gene encoding cytochrome-c oxidase, cbb3-type subunit III produces MTKRIDQPTGTETVGHEWDGIEELNTPLPRWWLWTFYATIVFAAVYVVLYPAWPMIDKATAGTLGWSSRGDLAKEMTAADMARQSVFEKIAATDIEKLPGSPELMQAAVSGGAAAFKVNCVQCHGAGAAGYQQFGYPNLNDDDWIWGGTLTEIEYTLTHGIRWQNADDTRVNYMPAFEGVLDAGQTTAVAKHVLSLSGKAKGNPVGAQLFTENCAACHGPAGAGMPMMGAPALNDAIWLYGGTEAAVRKQILAPRHGVMPAWKDRLDPVTIKMLAAYVHSRGGGQKAAPAQPDTAPAGDVAQTPAKAKTDG; encoded by the coding sequence ATGACTAAGCGCATCGACCAACCCACCGGCACCGAAACCGTCGGCCATGAATGGGACGGGATCGAGGAGCTCAACACCCCGCTGCCGCGCTGGTGGCTGTGGACCTTCTATGCGACCATCGTCTTTGCTGCGGTCTATGTCGTGCTCTACCCGGCCTGGCCGATGATCGACAAGGCGACCGCCGGAACGCTCGGCTGGTCGAGCCGCGGCGATCTCGCCAAGGAAATGACCGCGGCAGACATGGCCCGCCAAAGCGTGTTCGAAAAGATCGCCGCGACCGATATCGAAAAGCTCCCCGGCTCGCCCGAGCTGATGCAGGCGGCGGTGTCCGGCGGGGCAGCGGCGTTCAAGGTCAATTGCGTCCAGTGCCACGGCGCGGGTGCGGCGGGGTATCAGCAGTTCGGCTACCCCAACCTCAATGATGATGACTGGATCTGGGGCGGCACGCTGACCGAGATCGAATACACCCTGACCCACGGCATCCGCTGGCAGAACGCTGACGATACCCGCGTCAACTATATGCCCGCGTTCGAAGGCGTGCTGGATGCTGGCCAGACCACGGCTGTGGCGAAGCACGTCCTCTCGCTCAGCGGCAAGGCCAAGGGCAACCCGGTCGGCGCGCAGCTGTTCACCGAAAACTGCGCCGCCTGCCACGGCCCTGCTGGGGCCGGGATGCCCATGATGGGCGCGCCTGCCCTGAATGACGCGATCTGGCTCTATGGCGGGACCGAGGCGGCGGTGCGAAAGCAGATCCTCGCCCCGCGTCACGGCGTGATGCCCGCATGGAAAGACCGGCTCGATCCGGTGACGATCAAGATGCTCGCGGCCTATGTCCACTCGCGCGGCGGCGGGCAGAAGGCAGCTCCGGCCCAGCCTGACACCGCACCTGCGGGCGATGTGGCTCAGACCCCCGCCAAGGCCAAAACCGATGGCTGA
- the ccoN gene encoding cytochrome-c oxidase, cbb3-type subunit I: METVVRRLGVWALVLLASIAAIALTPDSGFAIHMGIVALVAVILIAVTASRYDPMAKAQGIFKMPPGPSRYDDDVIRWGVIATMFWGLAGLLAGVFIAAQLAFPQLNFEPYLNFGRVRPLHTSAVIFAFGGNALLATSFYVVQRTCRTTLAFPGMARFVFWGYQLFIVLAATGYLLGISQGKEYAEPEWYVDLWLTVVWLCYLAVFVGTLLRRHEPHIYVANWFYLAFIVTIAMLHVVNNLAMPVSLLGGKSYSAFAGVQDALTQWWYGHNAVGFFLTAGFLAMMYYFVPKQAGRPVYSYRLSIIHFWSLIFLYIWAGPHHLHYTALPDWAQTLGMVFSVMLWMPSWGGMINGLMTLNGAWDKVRTDPIIRMMVLALAFYGMSTFEGPMLSIKAVNSLSHYTDWTIGHVHSGALGWNGMITFACVYYLVPRLWQKERLYSLRMINWHFWLATLGIVFYASSMWVAGITQGLMWREYGSDGYLVNSFVDTVAALHPMYILRAVGGLMYLTGAIIMAYNIWMTIAGKSRVEAPMGDTAHDEAADRPLPMPAAAQPAE, from the coding sequence ATGGAAACAGTCGTTAGGCGGCTGGGGGTATGGGCGCTTGTCCTGCTCGCCAGCATCGCTGCCATTGCGCTCACCCCTGATAGCGGGTTTGCCATTCATATGGGGATCGTGGCGTTGGTCGCTGTGATCCTGATCGCGGTCACGGCTTCACGCTATGACCCGATGGCCAAGGCTCAGGGCATCTTCAAGATGCCTCCCGGCCCGTCGCGCTATGACGATGACGTGATCCGCTGGGGCGTGATCGCGACGATGTTCTGGGGGCTGGCAGGGTTGCTGGCAGGCGTGTTTATCGCCGCCCAGCTCGCCTTCCCGCAGCTAAACTTTGAACCCTATCTCAACTTTGGCCGGGTGCGCCCGCTGCACACCAGCGCGGTGATCTTCGCGTTTGGCGGCAACGCGCTGCTCGCGACGAGCTTCTACGTGGTGCAGCGCACCTGCCGCACCACGCTAGCCTTCCCCGGCATGGCCCGCTTCGTGTTCTGGGGTTACCAGCTGTTCATCGTGCTGGCCGCGACCGGCTACCTGCTCGGCATCAGCCAGGGCAAGGAATATGCCGAGCCGGAATGGTATGTCGATCTGTGGCTGACAGTGGTGTGGCTGTGCTATCTCGCCGTGTTCGTCGGCACGCTGCTGCGCCGCCATGAACCGCATATCTATGTCGCCAACTGGTTCTACCTCGCCTTCATCGTGACCATCGCGATGCTGCACGTGGTCAACAATCTGGCGATGCCGGTGAGCCTGCTGGGCGGCAAGAGCTACTCTGCCTTTGCCGGTGTGCAGGATGCGCTGACGCAGTGGTGGTACGGCCACAACGCGGTCGGGTTCTTCCTCACTGCCGGGTTCCTCGCCATGATGTATTACTTCGTGCCGAAGCAGGCCGGGCGGCCGGTGTACTCCTACCGCCTGTCGATCATCCACTTCTGGTCGCTGATCTTCCTGTATATCTGGGCCGGCCCGCACCACCTCCACTACACCGCCCTGCCCGACTGGGCGCAGACGCTCGGGATGGTGTTCAGCGTGATGCTGTGGATGCCCAGCTGGGGCGGGATGATCAACGGGTTGATGACGCTGAACGGCGCATGGGACAAGGTCCGCACCGATCCGATCATTCGCATGATGGTTCTCGCGCTCGCCTTCTACGGGATGAGCACCTTCGAAGGCCCGATGCTATCGATCAAGGCGGTCAATAGCCTGTCGCACTACACCGACTGGACCATCGGCCACGTCCATTCCGGCGCGCTGGGGTGGAACGGGATGATCACCTTCGCCTGCGTCTACTACCTCGTGCCGCGCCTGTGGCAGAAGGAGCGGCTTTATAGCCTGCGGATGATCAACTGGCACTTCTGGCTCGCGACGCTGGGGATCGTTTTCTACGCCTCCTCGATGTGGGTCGCCGGGATCACGCAGGGCCTGATGTGGCGCGAATATGGGTCTGACGGATACCTGGTGAACAGCTTCGTCGACACCGTCGCAGCGCTCCACCCGATGTACATCCTGCGGGCTGTCGGCGGGCTGATGTACCTCACAGGTGCGATCATCATGGCCTACAACATCTGGATGACCATCGCAGGCAAGAGCCGCGTCGAGGCTCCGATGGGCGACACCGCCCATGATGAAGCCGCTGATCGCCCCCTCCCCATGCCCGCCGCCGCCCAGCCCGCTGAATAA
- the ccoS gene encoding cbb3-type cytochrome oxidase assembly protein CcoS has product MTGLAFLIPIALGMGLLGLAAFLWSMREGQYDDMDGAANRILIDDDEPLEEDA; this is encoded by the coding sequence ATGACCGGCCTCGCCTTCCTCATCCCCATCGCGCTGGGCATGGGATTGCTCGGGCTCGCCGCCTTCCTGTGGTCGATGCGGGAGGGGCAGTATGACGACATGGACGGCGCGGCCAACCGCATCCTGATCGACGATGACGAGCCGCTGGAGGAGGACGCATGA
- a CDS encoding heavy metal translocating P-type ATPase: MNAPALLTPDDARPLISTRFTVPGMKCAGCIGKIERELPKLAGIAAARANFSAKRVAISHDPALGEDALTAALLALGFEAQPVADADLLGPMGVEVEERKRLNRALGVAGFGMMNVMLLSVSVWSGADGATRELFHWLSALIALPVIAYAGRPFFASAWMALRHKRTNMDVPISIGVILATCLSLYETITGGAHAYFDSAVMLLFFLLAGRALDAEMRTRTRAGIGALLGRMGKSASVIALDGTTRRVAAKDLEPGMLVLVAAGEALAADGEVVDGISAIDNAMLTGESAPEPVGPGSAVDAGAINLSSPLRVTLTRVAEHTAIAEIARLMDEAGQSRSHYVRIADRASRLYAPVVHSLAALAFVGWMIAGAGVHQSLTIAIAVLIITCPCAMGLAVPAAQVVASGALLRRGLLVKDGSALERLAEVDIALLDKTGTLTLGEPRADVSALGAEARAIALGLAQASRHPLSRGLAAALLREKVPPATIDNIREESGIGLTGTWQGVAVALEKPEGEAQALATTLRIGDTAQTITFADPMRSDAAATLAALRAEGITASILSGDRAAPVDAMGRTLGLTALAEASPQAKLAALEALKAQGRRPLMVGDGLNDGPALAAAHASIAPGTASDASQQAADAVFIGEGLLPVALAVRVAKATMRIVRQNFGFSIAYNLLAVPLAVFGLVTPLIAAIAMSVSSLVVVANSLRLAGAAK; this comes from the coding sequence ATGAACGCCCCTGCTCTCCTCACCCCGGACGACGCCCGCCCGCTGATCTCGACCCGCTTTACTGTGCCGGGGATGAAATGCGCCGGGTGCATCGGCAAGATTGAGCGCGAATTGCCCAAACTCGCAGGCATCGCCGCCGCGCGGGCGAATTTCTCGGCCAAGCGGGTGGCGATCAGCCATGATCCGGCGCTGGGCGAGGATGCGCTGACGGCAGCGCTGCTGGCGCTGGGCTTCGAAGCGCAGCCGGTCGCGGACGCTGATTTGCTTGGGCCGATGGGCGTCGAGGTTGAGGAGCGCAAACGCCTGAACCGCGCGCTCGGCGTGGCGGGCTTTGGCATGATGAATGTCATGCTGCTCTCGGTCAGCGTCTGGTCGGGCGCGGACGGGGCGACGCGCGAGCTGTTCCACTGGCTCTCGGCACTGATCGCGCTGCCGGTGATCGCCTATGCGGGCCGCCCGTTCTTCGCCTCGGCGTGGATGGCGCTGAGGCACAAGCGCACCAATATGGACGTGCCGATCAGCATCGGCGTGATCCTCGCGACCTGCCTCAGCCTCTACGAGACCATCACCGGCGGCGCGCACGCCTATTTCGACAGCGCGGTGATGCTATTGTTCTTCCTGCTGGCAGGCCGCGCGCTCGATGCCGAGATGCGCACCCGCACGCGCGCCGGGATCGGTGCCTTGCTCGGACGGATGGGCAAGAGCGCCTCGGTGATCGCGCTGGACGGCACCACCCGCCGCGTCGCCGCCAAAGACCTCGAGCCCGGAATGCTGGTGCTGGTCGCCGCTGGCGAAGCGCTCGCGGCCGATGGCGAGGTGGTGGACGGAATCAGCGCCATCGACAACGCCATGCTGACCGGCGAAAGCGCGCCCGAGCCGGTCGGGCCGGGGAGCGCGGTCGATGCTGGCGCAATCAACCTCTCCTCACCGCTCCGCGTGACGCTGACCCGCGTGGCCGAGCATACCGCGATTGCCGAAATCGCGCGGCTGATGGACGAGGCGGGGCAATCGCGCAGCCACTACGTCCGCATCGCCGACCGCGCCTCGCGGCTCTATGCGCCGGTCGTGCACAGTCTCGCTGCGCTGGCCTTCGTCGGATGGATGATTGCAGGCGCGGGCGTGCACCAGTCGCTCACCATCGCGATTGCAGTGCTGATCATCACCTGCCCCTGCGCGATGGGCCTCGCCGTCCCCGCCGCGCAGGTGGTGGCGAGCGGCGCGCTGCTGCGCCGGGGGTTGCTGGTGAAGGACGGGAGCGCGCTGGAACGCCTGGCCGAGGTGGACATCGCGCTGCTCGACAAGACCGGCACGCTGACGCTGGGCGAACCGCGCGCGGATGTGAGCGCGCTAGGCGCCGAGGCTCGCGCCATCGCGCTGGGTCTGGCGCAGGCGAGCCGCCATCCCTTGAGCCGCGGTCTTGCCGCTGCGCTGCTCCGCGAAAAGGTGCCGCCCGCCACCATTGACAACATCCGCGAAGAAAGCGGCATCGGCCTAACCGGCACATGGCAGGGCGTGGCGGTCGCGCTGGAGAAGCCCGAAGGCGAGGCGCAGGCCCTCGCCACCACTTTGCGCATCGGGGACACAGCGCAAACCATCACCTTTGCCGACCCCATGCGCAGCGATGCCGCAGCCACCCTCGCCGCCCTTCGCGCCGAGGGGATCACGGCCAGCATCCTCTCGGGCGACCGCGCCGCGCCGGTCGACGCGATGGGCCGCACGCTCGGCCTGACCGCACTGGCAGAGGCCAGCCCACAAGCGAAACTGGCTGCGCTGGAAGCCCTCAAGGCCCAAGGCCGCCGCCCGCTGATGGTGGGGGACGGGCTGAACGATGGCCCCGCGCTGGCCGCCGCGCACGCCTCGATCGCGCCCGGCACCGCATCCGATGCCAGCCAGCAGGCCGCCGACGCGGTGTTCATCGGCGAGGGGCTGCTGCCGGTCGCGCTCGCGGTGCGGGTTGCCAAGGCGACGATGCGGATCGTGCGGCAGAACTTCGGCTTTTCGATTGCCTATAACTTGCTCGCTGTGCCGCTGGCGGTGTTCGGCCTCGTCACCCCGCTGATCGCGGCGATTGCCATGTCGGTGAGCTCGCTGGTGGTGGTCGCCAATTCGCTGCGGCTGGCCGGTGCCGCCAAATGA
- the ccoO gene encoding cytochrome-c oxidase, cbb3-type subunit II, with protein sequence MSKNAPHSDVFEGHKKLEKNVTLLAAATLLVVAIGGIVEIAPLFWIDNTIEKVEGMRPYTPLEQAGRDIYVREGCYTCHSQMIRPFRDEVERYGHYSLAAESMYDHPFQWGSKRTGPDLARVGGKYSDDWHVQHLKAPRSVVPESIMPNYSFLAEAELRVADPAANLTALRRVGVPYSDTDIAQASTDLMAQANPDADAGDLATRYPKAQVRDFDGDPKRVTEMDALVAYLQMLGTLVDVNSAAAQEVLTKGEQGR encoded by the coding sequence ATGAGCAAGAATGCACCCCACAGCGACGTTTTCGAGGGCCACAAGAAGCTTGAGAAGAACGTCACCCTCCTCGCCGCCGCCACTCTGCTGGTGGTCGCCATCGGCGGGATCGTCGAAATCGCGCCCCTGTTCTGGATCGACAACACGATCGAGAAGGTGGAGGGGATGCGACCCTACACCCCGCTCGAACAGGCAGGGCGCGACATCTATGTCCGCGAAGGCTGCTACACTTGCCACAGCCAGATGATCCGGCCGTTCCGGGACGAGGTCGAACGCTACGGCCATTACAGCCTCGCAGCCGAGAGTATGTATGATCACCCCTTCCAATGGGGATCGAAGCGCACCGGGCCTGACCTTGCGCGGGTCGGCGGCAAGTATTCGGATGACTGGCACGTCCAGCACCTGAAAGCGCCGCGTTCTGTCGTGCCCGAAAGCATCATGCCCAATTACAGCTTCCTCGCCGAAGCCGAATTGCGTGTGGCCGATCCAGCAGCAAACCTCACCGCCCTGCGCCGCGTCGGCGTGCCTTACTCCGACACCGACATTGCGCAGGCCAGCACCGATCTGATGGCGCAGGCCAACCCCGATGCCGACGCGGGCGATCTCGCCACCCGTTACCCCAAGGCGCAGGTCCGCGACTTCGACGGCGACCCCAAGCGCGTGACCGAGATGGATGCGCTGGTCGCCTACCTCCAGATGCTCGGCACGTTGGTCGATGTGAACAGCGCCGCCGCACAGGAAGTGCTCACCAAAGGGGAGCAAGGCCGATGA
- a CDS encoding FixH family protein: protein MTRRSSAFTGKHMAAVFIGGFGVVIAVNLVMASYAVGSFHGTVVDNSYVASQNYNGWIAKAEASKALGWQAIPQRRADGRVVLETLAVPAEAAITAEAERPLGAREAARLTFAPQGQGRWLSNETLGAGRWQVHIAIRASGQEWAGEGKLR, encoded by the coding sequence ATGACCCGCAGATCCAGCGCCTTCACCGGCAAGCACATGGCCGCAGTCTTCATCGGCGGGTTCGGCGTGGTGATCGCGGTCAACCTCGTCATGGCGAGCTATGCGGTGGGCAGCTTCCACGGCACCGTGGTCGACAATTCCTATGTCGCCAGCCAGAACTACAACGGCTGGATCGCCAAGGCCGAAGCCTCCAAAGCCTTGGGCTGGCAGGCGATCCCGCAGCGCCGCGCGGATGGGCGGGTGGTGCTCGAAACCCTCGCTGTGCCCGCCGAAGCGGCCATCACGGCCGAGGCCGAACGCCCGCTGGGTGCGCGCGAGGCTGCCCGCCTGACCTTTGCACCGCAGGGCCAGGGACGCTGGCTCTCCAACGAAACGCTGGGCGCAGGCCGCTGGCAAGTGCACATCGCAATCCGGGCATCGGGCCAAGAATGGGCCGGGGAAGGCAAACTGCGATGA
- a CDS encoding cbb3-type cytochrome c oxidase subunit 3, with translation MTLYTALRHFADSYGLAVIVALYLTLCLWHFRPGAGVHVDTAKHSIFRDDDHD, from the coding sequence ATGACCCTCTACACCGCCCTTCGCCACTTTGCCGACAGCTACGGGCTGGCGGTGATTGTCGCGCTCTATCTGACGCTGTGCCTGTGGCACTTCCGCCCGGGGGCAGGTGTGCATGTGGACACCGCCAAGCACTCGATCTTCAGGGATGACGACCATGACTAA
- a CDS encoding radical SAM protein, whose protein sequence is MDLSPRTPRHAGAALHQLPHRRRFRPTGGRPYRARHCPGIGRYLALPPHPFCEKICYYCGCNTAASGKAARVENYLAALHQEIATVASLLPQGTRVRRIAFGGGSPNAIEPGEFLSLVDAIHAHFPLSAPSWSIELDPRSLTPEWAPVLGEVGITRASMGVQTFAAHCQKAIGREQSLTMIGRSVDLLRGAGVTSLNFDLMYGLPHQTEADLEDSLEYTRKLGADRVAVFGYAHVPHLVPRQAMIPEDALPGAAARFAMASQAHAMLTGHGYDAIGFDHFALPHDPMARAVREGTLRRNFQGFTDDPSDVLIGMGASAVSGFPGLLAQNEKHTGRYRQLSGEGRLSANQGILRKPQDRLRGGVIEALLCQGEAELSPCLLAEVQDRLGPFTETGLARLSGNRLAILPGGLPYARVIAAMFDSYRAANQRSFSSAI, encoded by the coding sequence GTGGACCTATCACCCAGAACTCCTCGCCACGCCGGTGCCGCGCTACACCAGCTACCCCACCGCCGCCGATTTCGGCCCACTGGAGGGCGGCCATATCGAGCGCGCCATTGCCCAGGCATCGGGCGATATCTCGCTCTACCTCCACATCCGTTCTGCGAGAAGATCTGCTACTATTGCGGGTGCAATACAGCCGCTTCAGGCAAGGCTGCGAGGGTCGAGAACTACCTCGCCGCCCTGCATCAGGAAATCGCCACGGTCGCCAGCCTGCTCCCGCAAGGCACGCGGGTGCGGCGGATCGCCTTTGGCGGCGGGAGCCCCAATGCCATCGAACCGGGCGAATTCCTGAGCCTTGTGGATGCGATCCACGCGCACTTCCCGCTGTCCGCGCCGTCTTGGTCGATTGAACTCGATCCGCGCAGCCTCACCCCCGAATGGGCGCCGGTGCTGGGCGAAGTCGGCATCACCCGCGCCAGCATGGGCGTGCAGACCTTCGCCGCGCATTGCCAGAAGGCCATCGGGCGCGAACAATCGCTCACCATGATTGGCCGCAGCGTTGACCTGCTGCGCGGCGCGGGCGTCACCAGCCTCAACTTCGATCTGATGTACGGGTTGCCACATCAAACCGAGGCGGACCTTGAAGACAGCCTCGAATACACCCGCAAGCTCGGCGCGGACCGGGTTGCGGTGTTTGGCTATGCCCATGTCCCGCATCTGGTGCCGCGTCAGGCGATGATCCCCGAGGACGCTCTGCCCGGCGCGGCGGCGCGTTTCGCGATGGCGAGCCAAGCGCACGCGATGCTGACCGGGCACGGCTATGACGCAATCGGGTTCGATCACTTCGCGCTGCCGCATGATCCGATGGCCCGCGCGGTGCGCGAAGGGACGCTGCGGCGCAATTTCCAGGGCTTCACGGATGACCCATCCGATGTGCTGATCGGCATGGGCGCGAGCGCGGTCAGCGGCTTTCCGGGCCTCCTCGCCCAGAACGAGAAACACACAGGCCGCTATCGCCAGCTTTCGGGCGAGGGGCGCTTGTCGGCAAACCAAGGAATCTTGCGCAAACCGCAAGATCGTCTGCGTGGCGGCGTGATCGAGGCGCTGCTGTGCCAAGGCGAGGCGGAGCTTTCGCCGTGCCTGCTGGCCGAGGTGCAGGACCGGCTGGGCCCCTTCACCGAAACCGGGCTGGCACGACTCAGTGGCAACCGGCTCGCCATTCTGCCCGGCGGACTGCCCTATGCCCGCGTGATCGCCGCTATGTTCGACAGCTACCGCGCTGCCAATCAACGCAGTTTCAGCTCGGCGATCTGA
- a CDS encoding helix-turn-helix domain-containing protein, with product MATISPSPPDLGLPHYLAAFRAALPAGTGDAVTADRLCALGEAAHLARGAQLWPDPNNDRLVWIAEGAVKLVAPAVAGTPGGQVLAFHFAGDLVSVLRQSAQESWGDLRLAALTDSDLVIFPADRFLDVAQGDPAVLRSVLTRSLQALHRSRTRMMQMGHKSAGARIADFLVSMAERLADCTAGACAFSLPMSRRDIGDSLGLTIETVSRQLTELREAGLVATEGRSKVCLSDVTALARIAGRQSRHPTEVLAKTHQI from the coding sequence ATGGCGACGATCAGCCCCTCACCGCCCGACCTTGGGCTGCCCCACTATCTGGCCGCATTCCGCGCTGCGCTGCCTGCGGGAACGGGCGACGCGGTCACCGCTGATCGGCTCTGCGCGCTGGGCGAGGCCGCGCATCTGGCGCGCGGGGCGCAGCTCTGGCCCGATCCGAATAACGACCGGCTGGTGTGGATTGCCGAGGGCGCGGTCAAACTGGTCGCGCCTGCTGTGGCAGGAACGCCGGGCGGGCAAGTGCTGGCGTTTCACTTCGCGGGCGATCTCGTTTCGGTGCTGCGGCAGAGCGCGCAGGAATCCTGGGGCGATTTGCGGCTGGCGGCGCTGACAGACAGCGATCTGGTGATCTTCCCCGCCGACCGCTTCCTCGACGTGGCCCAGGGCGATCCCGCCGTGCTGCGGTCTGTGTTGACACGCTCACTGCAAGCCCTACACCGCAGTCGCACCCGCATGATGCAGATGGGGCACAAATCCGCCGGAGCGCGGATCGCTGACTTCCTAGTCTCAATGGCCGAACGCTTGGCGGACTGCACAGCAGGCGCCTGCGCCTTTTCCTTGCCGATGAGCCGCCGCGATATCGGCGACAGCCTGGGTCTTACCATCGAGACGGTGAGCCGCCAGCTGACCGAACTGCGCGAGGCCGGCCTCGTGGCGACCGAGGGTCGTTCAAAAGTCTGCCTGTCCGATGTGACAGCGCTCGCCCGGATTGCCGGGCGGCAATCGCGCCATCCCACCGAGGTTTTGGCAAAAACGCATCAAATTTGA